The following are from one region of the Thermodesulfovibrionales bacterium genome:
- a CDS encoding flagellar hook-length control protein FliK, with protein MMVFQHAEVVQRINEMTRNMPASFYKLLFCEAEILRDNEKPDLLQYTCPFTESAELSSESKDEDKPDFKKINFFGEPVRPAETSCVEVKIAPEIFFPNNGYLPELKDKDKELQVIMFPLKFCESNSAGFQSTENLNAFQTGSLHSGTSNLLSKKSDISSFNRQPLSGLSNDARTSENIMIHGFYEPLTKVSSGLYEIVTRDLDPAADTVAGFFKSRVQDLTLTEPLMKMSSGNSFFKERRFTLTEKDQILDFLHSGSIEFHGSKGDIKAITQLGTDLDTRIKKIEKLSSYYEKDIQTLRVSVEPEGLGRLEIALNSQKGVIKGYISVFELPSKEVIERNLFNIISMLQRDGINIGSLTVGLRDSRNSNDERERTSGPRNRIEGKKEVYPFQNYEGLRYKPLINGLSIYA; from the coding sequence TTGCGAAGCAGAGATCCTGAGGGATAATGAAAAACCTGACCTATTGCAGTATACTTGTCCTTTTACGGAAAGTGCAGAGCTCAGTTCTGAATCAAAGGATGAAGATAAACCTGATTTTAAAAAAATAAATTTTTTCGGCGAACCGGTGCGACCAGCGGAAACTTCATGTGTAGAGGTTAAGATTGCTCCAGAGATTTTTTTTCCTAATAATGGATATTTACCTGAATTGAAAGATAAAGACAAAGAATTACAGGTCATTATGTTTCCGTTGAAATTCTGTGAAAGTAACAGTGCGGGGTTTCAGAGTACCGAAAACCTTAATGCCTTTCAGACGGGATCCCTTCATTCCGGAACCTCTAACCTTTTATCTAAAAAATCTGATATCTCTTCTTTTAACAGACAACCTCTCTCAGGGCTGTCCAATGATGCTCGGACTTCTGAAAACATCATGATTCATGGTTTTTATGAACCTCTTACCAAGGTCTCATCCGGACTCTACGAAATTGTTACAAGAGATCTTGATCCCGCTGCTGATACTGTTGCTGGATTTTTTAAGAGCCGGGTTCAGGATTTAACGCTCACAGAACCTCTGATGAAGATGAGCAGTGGTAATTCTTTCTTTAAAGAGAGAAGATTTACTTTAACGGAGAAAGACCAGATTCTGGATTTCTTACACTCAGGCTCTATTGAATTTCATGGTTCTAAAGGGGATATTAAAGCAATTACGCAATTGGGTACAGACCTTGATACCAGAATAAAAAAGATAGAAAAACTCAGTTCCTATTATGAAAAGGACATTCAGACTTTACGGGTTTCTGTAGAGCCTGAGGGTCTTGGACGACTCGAGATTGCCCTCAATTCACAGAAAGGAGTGATAAAGGGGTACATTAGCGTCTTTGAGCTGCCCTCAAAGGAGGTGATAGAAAGAAATCTCTTTAATATTATCTCTATGCTCCAGAGGGATGGCATCAATATTGGTTCATTAACAGTGGGTTTAAGGGATAGCAGAAACAGTAATGATGAAAGGGAAAGAACCTCAGGTCCAAGAAACAGAATTGAAGGTAAAAAAGAAGTTTATCCATTTCAGAACTATGAGGGTCTAAGATATAAGCCTTTAATTAATGGCTTGAGCATATATGCATAA